Genomic window (Gammaproteobacteria bacterium):
AGGCGGAGAGCCACGGTGCGCGCGTGCTGGTGATCGAGGCGAATTCCGTCGCCGGCGGCCATGCGGTGCGCGCCGGCGGTTTCGCCCTCGTCGACACGCCGCTCCAGCGCAGCAGGGGCTACCACGATTCCCCCGACATCGCCTACCGCGACCTCATGGCCTGGGGCGAGGATGCGGACCCCTGGTGGGTGCGCTTCTACGTCGACAATTCCCGCGAGCAGGTCTACGACTGGCTCACGGCCATGGGCGTGAAGTTCACCGTGGTGGTGCCCGCTCCCCAGGCCAGCGTGCCGCGCTTCCACTTCACCCGCGGCGCCGCCGTCAATGCCGTCGTGCCCATGATCCGCGAGGCGCTGGCCCGCCCGCGCATCGAGTTCCTCTGGAATACGGAAGTCACCGAGATCCTCCGCCGCGACGGCCGGATTGCCGGCGTGCGCACCGAGCGCAGCCGCAGCGGCGGCCGGCGCCTGTACCACGCGCCGGCCGTGATCCTCGCCACCGGCGGCTTTCAGAGCAACCTCGATCTCGTGCGCCGCAGCTGGCGACGTGACCTGCCGGCGCCGGCGCGGCTGCTGATCGGCGCCGGGCAGTACGCGACCGGCAGCGGCCTGCGGCTGGTCGAGCCCTTCGGCGCCGCCCTCACCCGCATGGATCACCAGGTCACCTTCGTCAACGGCCTGCCGGATCCGCGTGACCCCGGTGGCGGCCACGGTCTGCTGACGCAGAACCCGGCGGCCATCTGGGTCGATGCCACAGGACGGCGCTTTACCAACGAGGCGGCCTCGAGCAAGGTCACCGACCGGGCGGTGCTGCGCCAGTCGCCCGCCACGCACTGGCTGGTGTTCGACGCCACCGGCGCCAGGCAGCTGACGATCCGCGGCGCGGCCTGGCTGTCGGCGAAGACCATCGAGGAGGAAATCCTCGACAACCCAACCCTGGTGAGCAGGGCGGACGACATTGCCGCGCTGGCCGCAGCAGCCGGCCTGCCGCCCGACGCGCTGGTGGAGACGGTGCAGCGCTTCAACCGCTTCGTCGACCAGGGCATGGACACCGACTTCGGCCGCATTGGCCCCGGCATGAGCGAAGCCCCGCCGCCGGCGCTGCGCCAGCCGCCGTACTACGCCATCCAGCTGTTCCCGATGACACGCAAGAGCATGGGTGGCCTGGAAATCGACCACGAGACGCGCGTGCTCGGCGGTGCCGGCCAGGTCATCCGCGGGCTGTTCGCCGCGGGCGAGGCGACGGGCGTGGCCGGCATCAACGGCAGCCATGGCGGCGAGGGAACCTTCCTCGGCCCGAGCGTGCTCATCGGCCGCGTCGCCGGCCGCAGCGCGGTGGCGCAGGCCCTGGGTCCGCAGGCGCTCGGCAGGCGCCAGGCAGCGGACGCAGCTCCCGCGGACGCATCGCCGGCCGCGGTCGCTCCCCGGGCCCAGCCCGCAAATCTGCCGGCATTGCTGGCCCAGCAACGCCGCGGCTACTGGCACTTCGGCGTTTCCCACGCCCTCGTGGTGGAACGCGGCGAGTCCTGCGACAGCTGCCACAAGAGCCCATGGGGCACCGGCCCGGCGACCACGGCGGCACAGCGTATCGTGCAGCTGGACAGCTGCGTGCGATGCCACTGACGCCGGACACCGCGCGCAGCGACGCCGCGCAGGACTACCCCGCGCCAGCCTATGCCTGGTACGTGGTCGTCGTCCTGACCTTCGGCTACGTGGTCTCCTTCCTCGACCGGCAGATCTTCGCGCTGCTGATCCAGCCGATCCGCGAGGACCTCGGCCTGAGCGACACCCAGGTGAGCCTGGTCGGCGGGCTCGCCTTCGCGCTGTTCTACACGCTGCTCGGCATCCCCATCGGCCGCCTGGCCGACCGGCGCAGCCGCCGCGGCCTGATCGCCATAGGCGTCACGCTCTGGTGCCTGATGACGGCCGCCTGCGGCCTGGCACGCAACTACTGGACCCTGTTCCTGGCGCGTGTCGGTGTCGGCGTCGGCGAGGCGACGCTGAATCCCGCGGCGCTGTCGCTCATCAGCGACTACTTCCCGCGCCACCGCCGCGGCCAGGCCATCAGCTTCTACAACATGGGCGTGGGCCTCGGCGTCGGCATCGCCAACATCGTCGGCGCCTGGGCCATCTCCGTGGCGACCGCGGCACCTGCGATGGTGCTGCCCGGCTACGGCCCGCTCCAGCCCTGGCAGCTGGTGTTCATGTTCGTGGGCCTGCCGGGCCTGCTGGTGGCGCTGCTGATGTTCACCGTGCGCGAGCCGCCCCGCCGCGACCGGCTGCGCCTCGCCGGCGCCGACGGCACGGTCCAGGAACAGCTCTCCGTGGCAGACGCGCTGCGCTTCCTCGGCGCGCGCTGGAAGACCTACGCCACGCACTTCGTCGGCATGTCGGTGGTCACCATCATC
Coding sequences:
- a CDS encoding FAD-dependent oxidoreductase; translated protein: MPAGRRLAALAIVTALAVTACQPADPVAADADVIVVGAGIAGLAAALEAESHGARVLVIEANSVAGGHAVRAGGFALVDTPLQRSRGYHDSPDIAYRDLMAWGEDADPWWVRFYVDNSREQVYDWLTAMGVKFTVVVPAPQASVPRFHFTRGAAVNAVVPMIREALARPRIEFLWNTEVTEILRRDGRIAGVRTERSRSGGRRLYHAPAVILATGGFQSNLDLVRRSWRRDLPAPARLLIGAGQYATGSGLRLVEPFGAALTRMDHQVTFVNGLPDPRDPGGGHGLLTQNPAAIWVDATGRRFTNEAASSKVTDRAVLRQSPATHWLVFDATGARQLTIRGAAWLSAKTIEEEILDNPTLVSRADDIAALAAAAGLPPDALVETVQRFNRFVDQGMDTDFGRIGPGMSEAPPPALRQPPYYAIQLFPMTRKSMGGLEIDHETRVLGGAGQVIRGLFAAGEATGVAGINGSHGGEGTFLGPSVLIGRVAGRSAVAQALGPQALGRRQAADAAPADASPAAVAPRAQPANLPALLAQQRRGYWHFGVSHALVVERGESCDSCHKSPWGTGPATTAAQRIVQLDSCVRCH
- a CDS encoding MFS transporter, producing the protein MPLTPDTARSDAAQDYPAPAYAWYVVVVLTFGYVVSFLDRQIFALLIQPIREDLGLSDTQVSLVGGLAFALFYTLLGIPIGRLADRRSRRGLIAIGVTLWCLMTAACGLARNYWTLFLARVGVGVGEATLNPAALSLISDYFPRHRRGQAISFYNMGVGLGVGIANIVGAWAISVATAAPAMVLPGYGPLQPWQLVFMFVGLPGLLVALLMFTVREPPRRDRLRLAGADGTVQEQLSVADALRFLGARWKTYATHFVGMSVVTIIGYALFFWVPTMFVRSWGWTIPESGYAYGLITLVCGPLGVNLGGWIADRLYARGMRDGLMRTSLFAAALVFVPASVIAPLMPTAAGAVLFLIPSSLAGAAITATGVAALMMITPNQLRGQVTALYYFVLNALGLTIGPTAVALITDYGFGDPQALRYSLAVVGAGAGILALGFLATNLRLYRAAMLEAEGWDQR